From Aquificota bacterium, one genomic window encodes:
- a CDS encoding TIGR01906 family membrane protein codes for MKPIKALLILLFPVLLTLLCVRLSFTEAFVDFLYPRVVLPPDPMPYEQRLNIAKLGLRSVLSDKGMEDFKNSGLFNYREIKHMEDVKRLLGFFFGFLYIGLPVWFLLFLSLRNLKEMGKVLFFGALLLELFALFVFFVSLTNYEWLFVAFHNLFFDPYSWRFRDEDMLLRVYPMDFWYKATIYTTLMVFSINLVFQIIGLFLWKSKP; via the coding sequence ATGAAACCCATAAAAGCCCTTCTTATACTTCTCTTTCCTGTGCTTTTAACCTTACTCTGTGTTAGGCTTAGCTTTACAGAGGCCTTTGTAGACTTCCTTTATCCAAGGGTAGTCCTCCCTCCAGACCCTATGCCTTACGAACAGAGGTTAAACATAGCAAAGCTTGGGCTAAGGTCTGTGCTATCGGATAAGGGTATGGAAGACTTTAAAAACTCTGGGCTTTTTAACTACAGAGAGATAAAGCATATGGAGGATGTAAAAAGGCTTTTGGGCTTTTTCTTCGGTTTTTTATACATTGGCCTTCCAGTGTGGTTTTTGCTTTTCCTTAGTTTGAGAAATTTAAAAGAGATGGGAAAGGTGCTTTTCTTTGGAGCTTTACTTTTGGAGCTTTTTGCCCTTTTTGTGTTTTTTGTTTCTTTGACAAACTATGAGTGGCTCTTTGTTGCCTTTCATAACCTTTTCTTTGACCCTTACTCTTGGAGGTTTAGAGATGAGGATATGCTACTTAGGGTTTACCCTATGGACTTTTGGTATAAGGCTACCATATATACAACCTTGATGGTTTTCTCCATAAATTTAGTCTTTCAAATTATTGGTCTGTTTCTTTGGAAAAGTAAGCCTTAA